The following coding sequences are from one bacterium SCSIO 12741 window:
- a CDS encoding Hsp20/alpha crystallin family protein, which produces MHLIRNRHLGFPQLMNDFINREMRDAAEGRRSIPAVNIHENEKGFELEVAAPGFGKDEIKIEVHDGILHLTGDKKTKKEEKKNGKWTRKEFSYHSFDRSFSLPKTVNAEKIDASYDNGILTVKLPLKQKEIKSPKKIDIR; this is translated from the coding sequence ATGCATTTAATCAGAAACAGACACTTAGGATTCCCTCAATTGATGAACGATTTTATTAACCGTGAAATGAGGGACGCTGCGGAAGGCAGACGCTCTATCCCAGCCGTAAACATCCATGAAAACGAAAAAGGTTTTGAACTTGAAGTAGCCGCACCAGGATTTGGGAAGGACGAAATTAAAATCGAAGTTCACGACGGAATCCTCCACCTAACCGGTGACAAGAAAACCAAAAAAGAAGAAAAGAAAAACGGGAAATGGACCCGCAAAGAATTTAGCTACCATTCTTTCGACCGGTCTTTTAGCCTTCCCAAAACAGTGAACGCTGAAAAAATTGATGCCTCTTACGACAACGGAATTTTAACCGTGAAACTTCCTTTGAAACAGAAGGAAATTAAGAGTCCTAAAAAAATTGACATTCGCTAG
- a CDS encoding AMP-binding protein, giving the protein MHPLEPALEYQSMEVIRDAQWVKLKEILRYLSDNSPFYQKRFAEEEIDVDQINSWEGFAQIPLTTKDDLNAHNDDFVCVPPKKIVDYVTSSGTLGDPITFVLTDSDLERLAYNEALSFITAGCDDEDDIQLMTTIDKRFMAGMAYFLGARKLGAGIVRVGSGVPELHWDTIHRIKPSTIIAVPSFILKLIEFAESRGIDYRESGIKRAICIGEALRNEDFSLNTLGQKINEKWPIDLYSTYASTEMSTAFTECSAGQGGHHHPELIVTEFLDDQGNPVQPGEPGEVVITTLGVEGMPLLRFRTGDICRHYTDPCSCGRNTLRLGPVIGRKKQMIKLKGTSVYPPAIYDILNRMEGITNYVVEAYTNEIGTDELLIHIGSKEHSDFFEHQIKERLKAKIRVTPKIAFLPIDKVQQMQFPELSRKPILFLDNRS; this is encoded by the coding sequence TTTGGAGCCAGCTTTAGAATACCAATCCATGGAGGTCATTCGCGATGCTCAATGGGTGAAGCTGAAAGAGATACTCCGCTATTTGTCCGATAACTCTCCTTTCTACCAGAAGCGATTTGCGGAGGAAGAAATTGACGTAGATCAGATCAATTCGTGGGAGGGTTTCGCTCAAATTCCATTGACCACCAAAGATGATTTGAACGCGCACAACGATGACTTTGTCTGTGTGCCGCCCAAAAAGATTGTGGATTACGTTACTTCTTCAGGAACCCTGGGAGATCCAATCACTTTTGTGCTTACAGATAGCGATCTGGAGCGGCTGGCCTACAACGAGGCGTTGTCATTTATCACGGCTGGTTGTGATGACGAAGATGACATCCAATTGATGACCACCATCGATAAACGTTTTATGGCTGGGATGGCCTATTTCTTAGGTGCACGAAAGCTGGGTGCGGGTATCGTTAGAGTGGGTTCTGGAGTGCCTGAATTGCATTGGGATACCATTCATCGAATCAAGCCAAGTACCATAATCGCGGTGCCATCTTTTATTCTCAAGTTGATTGAATTTGCGGAATCCCGGGGAATCGATTATCGGGAATCTGGAATTAAACGGGCTATTTGTATTGGTGAAGCCTTAAGGAATGAGGACTTTTCACTCAATACTTTGGGACAAAAAATCAATGAGAAATGGCCTATTGATTTATACTCCACGTACGCTTCAACGGAAATGAGTACGGCATTTACGGAGTGCAGCGCAGGGCAAGGGGGACATCATCATCCCGAATTAATCGTAACTGAATTTTTAGATGATCAAGGCAATCCGGTGCAGCCGGGTGAGCCTGGCGAAGTAGTGATAACTACCTTAGGAGTTGAAGGGATGCCTTTGTTGCGTTTTCGCACCGGAGACATTTGCCGCCATTACACCGATCCGTGTAGCTGTGGGAGAAATACCCTGCGATTGGGGCCGGTGATTGGTCGGAAGAAGCAGATGATCAAATTGAAGGGGACCAGTGTTTATCCGCCTGCCATTTACGATATCCTGAATCGGATGGAAGGAATCACCAATTATGTGGTAGAGGCTTACACCAATGAAATTGGTACTGATGAGCTACTTATTCATATTGGAAGTAAGGAGCATTCTGATTTCTTTGAGCATCAAATCAAGGAGCGGCTTAAGGCCAAGATTCGAGTGACGCCTAAAATTGCTTTTTTGCCGATTGATAAAGTGCAGCAAATGCAGTTTCCAGAGTTGAGCCGTAAGCCTATATTGTTTTTGGATAATCGTTCGTAA